The sequence below is a genomic window from Neodiprion pinetum isolate iyNeoPine1 chromosome 7, iyNeoPine1.2, whole genome shotgun sequence.
ATGATGCGTGAACTggtatttgaagaaattctcaGAGCTTCCAGAAAGAACTCGAATATCTTTGAGAGATTTCGttttctattgaaaatttgaacaattctCAGTTTTCAAGTTTCCGATTATTTTAGACTAAATCTagttaaaatgtaaaaattaaatgaatttctGAGAACAATTAGATTTAGATTTTTGTCTTTTTAACTGTTTCTAACCAAGTCAAGTTATATCAATGAGAAAATACAACTAATTtacttaataaaaaaaaactcataaGTTGTACcagaattctgaaaaattcaaatgccTCCCGATTCTGGGTATTTTCTCACGGTATCACGTTATGGAGATGTGAGGTGGACTTTTGAGacaaattagaaaataatgttttttacAGTGCAGCTGAAAGAATTTGGATATTCCTAcgaaagaatattttcaatgaaactagatttatgaaacttttttgaataCCATTCTTGCCAAGGAATTATGATATATTTAATTCAACTATCAGTTTTGCGAAGAATTAGATGCGAGTCTacattttgtataaaaatacaattcgTACAATCCATTCAGGCATTTGCCTGTAAAAATTATCTATACGTACCAAGTGCTCCTAAGATGGATCCCAACACGCCACCGCCACCGCTATTGGAATCATGAGGCGGATAGCCACTCCCGGGATAAGATCTGTTGTCACCTTGTAAACCACCAGAAGCCAGCGTGCTTGCCAAAGCGGAGCCAATTGAGGCCATATCAAAACCGCCAAAACCCCCTTCTCTTTCTGATTGCGTTTTGGACGCATCTGATTTCTCATGATCTTGCTcctgttccttttttttctgaatcatATAATGTTAGCGGAATGAAACACATGCTTTGGGAAAATTAATCGACAATTTCAACTGTATCTGTCCCCGATTCGCAGATTCAAACTCACATTCATGGCATGCATAGCTGCCGCAACGCCACCAGCTGCAACAAGTCCACCAAGAGCAAGGCCCACTTTGTCCATACATCCTCCAAATGCAGCTTCTTCTTCAGGCTTCTCGTAGCCCGGCTGATAACCGTAAGCCCTCGGTGGATTGTATCCGCCGGGTCCACCGTAGGCATCTGGATGTGACCCGTAATTACCTGGAGGCTGGTAGCCACCTCCCTGAGGTCCCATAGGGTCCTGATTTTTCAAGGTTGGATACAGGCCTCCTGGACCTAAGAGTGAATCATTTCTTAGAATAAAAATACTCGCAGTATCCATGTTTCTTGATAGATCACATCGTCAAGAATGTGATTAATATTAGACACCTGCAACAGTTGTTTCAGTATCGCTTTCAAGTATGTTTGTTGCAAACAGTCTTTCAAGTATAATTGATCAATATTGTGATTTCATTTAAACACACATATTTAAAATCACATGCATTGTACAGATTGAGTCTATTAACCTGTTAATGGCGACGCAGGTCAATATATCGGCCAGCAGTTAACTTGGGGACTCGAAATAAGAAATACATTgaatttgttataaatttcacGCTTAATGAAAGATCGATTTGAACTGATATTTCCCAGCTGTTAACAGGTTAAAGAAGCGTATTGTTCGAACGACCAAAAAGTGATTGATcgtcaaatttacattagGTTTTTGTTCAGCGATGAGAACTCTGTTTGAGAAAGCATCGTCTGAAAATCGAAAGAGGGTCTCAACAGTACAAATAGTCATGatataatatttgtttaaCAGGTCCTAATGTGTTCATATAATCAATGGCAGTTGACAGCTCGACGATAATGTTTTTGGAATAACTGGGTTCCTCTTCTAGAGAAAAGATCAGTGTGACCGCGACAAAGAGATAATGCTTACCCAATGCTTTGTAAGATGCTTTATAACAAGCgtgagagagaaaaggaaatcGAAAGTCACACTTTCATGGCAATCCtagtaatttttcatattctcttTTCCATAACAATGAGCAGATCGATCAGATACAAGGTAAAGAACAGTATATGTACCTGGTGGTCCAAAATCAGCTGCGGGAACATCTGGCACAATTGGTGCACTTGGCGACTGTGGTGTGGCTGGAGTGCCGCTCTCGTATCTGATGGAAGCGACTTCGACATCACCGTCGATGACCAAGTGAGTTACTTTTTTATAGGGTAGACGATGGGCAAACTCCGTGAAGTGCCTGCCGTTGATAGCGATCTTGTAGCAAGGCTGCTCGCATAATATAATTATCTCGAATTCTTCACCCGGTACTAGCCAAAGGGGACCTTCATTTTCTTCCCTGCCCCAGCTCATCGACTCTATATGATTTCTGGTAACAAAACCCTCTGGGAATCGAGGCGATACATGAATAGCTATATCATCTCGGGGGTTTATGTTCGGCCCCAGCTggtaatttattgcaaatcgAACTGCTTGCGGCGGTATTTTTCCCTGGACTTTGACCATTTTGCCAGGAAAGAGTCCACCCTCTACCTCGCCAACATAGGGAATATCCTACAAAagtatcaaattttctttttgattGTGAGATCATAAAGCGTTTGTCGAGTGCTTTCAGCTGATTGGAAAGAGTGTGGAATTCATGTGTATCTGACAGAGTATAAAGATAGACGATTTTGTGTTCTGGACGAATTCAGGGTGCTTACTTAATTAAGGTCTCtgtatcattttatttttaacatcaGGCCTTTCTAGCTGTCTATGAGTCAGCCGAGAATAGAGTAAAAATACATTGgatttttatcatcaaagATAATCTTTTGAACCAAATTTTACAAAGATGCTATAATTCATCACTTTGTCATTTGAATTTACTAGatagaggaaaataaaaaatttgtcctcATAAACtataataaatgtaatatCTCTTCATTCGTTTTGAATCATTTACATCTTTGTTtttgaaatgtaaatttttttattcacaaaaaCCATGTCATATTTTTGACTCACGATAGTATATTTATCTCgtatttttcatgaaaatat
It includes:
- the LOC124222768 gene encoding uncharacterized protein gives rise to the protein MASSPVLNPDIPYVGEVEGGLFPGKMVKVQGKIPPQAVRFAINYQLGPNINPRDDIAIHVSPRFPEGFVTRNHIESMSWGREENEGPLWLVPGEEFEIIILCEQPCYKIAINGRHFTEFAHRLPYKKVTHLVIDGDVEVASIRYESGTPATPQSPSAPIVPDVPAADFGPPGPGGLYPTLKNQDPMGPQGGGYQPPGNYGSHPDAYGGPGGYNPPRAYGYQPGYEKPEEEAAFGGCMDKVGLALGGLVAAGGVAAAMHAMNKKKEQEQDHEKSDASKTQSEREGGFGGFDMASIGSALASTLASGGLQGDNRSYPGSGYPPHDSNSGGGGVLGSILGALGSGGGGGGGGHQPSYAPQQSGGGDALGGALSSILGGVLGGGGAGRNQQPSYQPGYQPGYQPSGGYNYQQSGGYPSNQGSDGSNLLSGIGSAIGSSLFNSALDGLSKHGKDKPQGYNNQPQGPVNYGMQNDSPSPRPASGPAGPPSSGGGSKLTAAEISRGLGLGDDED